The following proteins are co-located in the Ailuropoda melanoleuca isolate Jingjing chromosome 13, ASM200744v2, whole genome shotgun sequence genome:
- the TP53TG5 gene encoding TP53-target gene 5 protein isoform X2, translating into MSPSAKKRPKNRMVSKIQDEEPQDKIPQPVSKVIGRNRLKMVLKNLSLLRLLKSSNPRIQELHNLAKRCWNSLLRVPKILGISTGSSNVCDRVEQDNEELHEAGCPTKILESKKLESTGEPKVGLGEKSKAWQSPAGARQSDEQVAPELPRTSKDHGLTTCPGAQARQSPTGDPRIVFLKTYQHRTPMGDKQQPEAADQWIWFEGLPTRIHLPGPRVMCRSSALRWVKRCCTRFCSASLELPMCHPYRVVWPWTGAGGARRWRWRNHLSGRDGRANSRVYK; encoded by the exons ATGAGTCCATCAGCAAAGAAGAGGCCCAAGAATAGAATGGTTTCCAAG ataCAAGATGAAGAACCACAGGACAAGATACCACAACCTGTCAGCAAAGTGATCGGGCGGAACCGACTTAAGATG GTATTAAAAAACTTATCGCTCTTGAGGCTGCTCAAGAGCTCGAACCCCCGGATCCAAGAACTGCATAACCTGGCCAAGAGGTGTTGGAATTCACTGCTCAGAGTTCCGAAGATCCTTGGGATCTCCACTGG GAGCAGCAATGTCTGCGATAGAGTGGAACAAGATAACGAAGAGCTCCACGAGGCTGGGTGCCCCACGAAGATACTGGAATCCAAGAAATTAGAGTCCACaggggagcccaaggtggggttGGGAGAGAAGAGCAAGGCGTGGCAGTCACCTGCAGGAGCGCGCCAGAGCGATGAGCAGGTGGCGCCTGAGCTCCCAAGGACATCAAAGGATCATGGTCTGACCACTTGCCCTGGAGCCCAGGCGAGGCAATCACCCACTGGGGACCCCCGCATTGTCTTCCTGAAGACCTACCAGCACAGGACTCCCATGGGAGACAAGCAGCAGCCAGAAGCAGCTGACCAGTGGATCTGGTTTGAGGGGTTGCCCACACGAATCCACCTCCCAGGGCCTCGGGTGATGTGTCGATCATCTGCCCTGCGCTGGGTGAAGCGCTGCTGTACCCGCTTCTGCTCGGCATCACTTGAGCTCCCTATGTGCCATCCGTACAGA GTGGTGTGGCCTTGGACCGGAGCGGGAGGTGCGAGAAGGTGGAGATGGCGCAATCATCTGAGCGGGAGGGATGGGCGGGCAAATTCACGAGTCTACAAATAA
- the SYS1 gene encoding protein SYS1 homolog isoform X2 translates to MAGQFRSYVWDPLLILSQIVLMQTVYYGSLGLWLALVDGLVRSSPSLDQMFDAEILGFSTPPGRLSMMSFILNALTCALGLLYFIRRGKQCLDFTVTVHFFHLLGCWFYSSRFPSALTWWLVQAVCIALMAVIGEYLCMRTELKEIPLNSAPKSSV, encoded by the exons ATGGCGGGCCAATTCCGCAGCTACGTGTGGGACCCGTTGTTGATCCTGTCGCAGATCGTCCTCATGCAGACCGTCTATTACGGCTCGCTGGGCCTGTGGCTGGCGCTGGTGGACGGGCTGGTGCGCAGCAGCCCCTCGCTGGACCAGATGTTCGACGCCGAG ATCCTGGGCTTTTCCACCCCTCCAGGCCGGCTCTCCATGATGTCCTTCATCCTGAACGCCCTTACCTG TGCCCTGGGCTTGCTGTACTTCATCCGGCGAGGGAAGCAGTGTCTGGATTTCACTGTCACTGTCCATTTCTTTCACCTCCTGGGCTGCTGGTTCTACAGCTCCCGTTTCCCCTCGGCGCTGACCTGGTGGCTGGTCCAAGCCGTGTGCATTGCACTCATGGCTGTCATCGGGGAGTACCTGTGCATGCGGACGGAGCTCAAGGAGATCCCCCTCAACTCAGCCCCTAAATCCAGTGTCTAG
- the SYS1 gene encoding protein SYS1 homolog isoform X1: MAGQFRSYVWDPLLILSQIVLMQTVYYGSLGLWLALVDGLVRSSPSLDQMFDAEILGFSTPPGRLSMMSFILNALTWS; the protein is encoded by the exons ATGGCGGGCCAATTCCGCAGCTACGTGTGGGACCCGTTGTTGATCCTGTCGCAGATCGTCCTCATGCAGACCGTCTATTACGGCTCGCTGGGCCTGTGGCTGGCGCTGGTGGACGGGCTGGTGCGCAGCAGCCCCTCGCTGGACCAGATGTTCGACGCCGAG ATCCTGGGCTTTTCCACCCCTCCAGGCCGGCTCTCCATGATGTCCTTCATCCTGAACGCCCTTACCTG
- the TP53TG5 gene encoding TP53-target gene 5 protein isoform X1, whose product MSPSAKKRPKNRMVSKIQDEEPQDKIPQPVSKVIGRNRLKMVLKNLSLLRLLKSSNPRIQELHNLAKRCWNSLLRVPKILGISTGSSNVCDRVEQDNEELHEAGCPTKILESKKLESTGEPKVGLGEKSKAWQSPAGARQSDEQVAPELPRTSKDHGLTTCPGAQARQSPTGDPRIVFLKTYQHRTPMGDKQQPEAADQWIWFEGLPTRIHLPGPRVMCRSSALRWVKRCCTRFCSASLELPMCHPYRV is encoded by the exons ATGAGTCCATCAGCAAAGAAGAGGCCCAAGAATAGAATGGTTTCCAAG ataCAAGATGAAGAACCACAGGACAAGATACCACAACCTGTCAGCAAAGTGATCGGGCGGAACCGACTTAAGATG GTATTAAAAAACTTATCGCTCTTGAGGCTGCTCAAGAGCTCGAACCCCCGGATCCAAGAACTGCATAACCTGGCCAAGAGGTGTTGGAATTCACTGCTCAGAGTTCCGAAGATCCTTGGGATCTCCACTGG GAGCAGCAATGTCTGCGATAGAGTGGAACAAGATAACGAAGAGCTCCACGAGGCTGGGTGCCCCACGAAGATACTGGAATCCAAGAAATTAGAGTCCACaggggagcccaaggtggggttGGGAGAGAAGAGCAAGGCGTGGCAGTCACCTGCAGGAGCGCGCCAGAGCGATGAGCAGGTGGCGCCTGAGCTCCCAAGGACATCAAAGGATCATGGTCTGACCACTTGCCCTGGAGCCCAGGCGAGGCAATCACCCACTGGGGACCCCCGCATTGTCTTCCTGAAGACCTACCAGCACAGGACTCCCATGGGAGACAAGCAGCAGCCAGAAGCAGCTGACCAGTGGATCTGGTTTGAGGGGTTGCCCACACGAATCCACCTCCCAGGGCCTCGGGTGATGTGTCGATCATCTGCCCTGCGCTGGGTGAAGCGCTGCTGTACCCGCTTCTGCTCGGCATCACTTGAGCTCCCTATGTGCCATCCGTACAGAGTGTGA